One genomic region from Tautonia marina encodes:
- a CDS encoding ABC transporter permease, translating into MSDRIAATIEPDPLPSVLGPIRPIVHLLAYVGGLALWPIRAFSAIAEPRPSGTLSLRAATMAQLDWLILAGLPIVGLVHIGMGSFLSMQAYFGATFEAGVGPVVGVGLIRNGGPLLSGFILAGLLASRATVELRTRPRPEIDADPGWIADRDVTLGLRADERSGPSDARATLPRLLAAALMGPVLAAWGTAVGTFVGYRIAHVILGIPIETLFHTFAEMLWMRDVVGLVVKGVAFGSIAATVACFEGARRDALPPHLAGLRACCLAMALILAVNLSWFLFVYLAGPAFGPTVLPT; encoded by the coding sequence ATGTCCGACCGCATCGCCGCCACGATCGAACCCGATCCCTTGCCGAGCGTGCTCGGGCCGATCCGGCCTATTGTCCACCTGCTGGCCTATGTCGGCGGCCTGGCACTCTGGCCGATCCGGGCCTTCTCTGCGATTGCCGAGCCGAGGCCGAGCGGCACCCTGTCGCTCCGCGCGGCCACGATGGCACAGCTCGACTGGCTGATCCTCGCCGGCTTGCCCATCGTCGGACTCGTGCACATCGGCATGGGCTCATTCTTGTCCATGCAAGCATACTTTGGCGCGACATTCGAGGCCGGGGTGGGTCCGGTGGTGGGTGTCGGCCTCATTCGCAACGGAGGCCCGTTGCTCTCGGGGTTCATCCTGGCCGGTTTGCTGGCGAGCCGGGCGACGGTCGAGCTGCGGACCCGGCCTCGGCCGGAGATCGACGCCGATCCCGGCTGGATTGCCGACCGGGACGTGACGCTGGGCCTCCGGGCCGACGAACGATCGGGGCCGAGCGACGCCCGGGCGACCCTGCCCCGGCTGCTCGCCGCGGCGTTGATGGGGCCGGTGCTGGCCGCCTGGGGCACGGCCGTCGGGACGTTCGTCGGCTATCGGATCGCCCACGTGATCCTGGGGATCCCGATCGAGACCCTCTTCCACACGTTCGCCGAGATGCTCTGGATGCGAGACGTGGTCGGCCTGGTGGTCAAGGGGGTCGCCTTCGGCTCGATCGCGGCCACGGTCGCCTGCTTCGAGGGGGCCCGGCGCGACGCGTTGCCGCCGCACCTGGCGGGCCTGCGGGCCTGCTGCCTGGCGATGGCCCTGATCCTCGCGGTCAACCTGTCGTGGTTCCTGTTCGTGTACCTGGCGGGGCCGGCGTTCGGCCCGACGGTCCTGCCGACCTGA
- a CDS encoding MlaD family protein, with the protein MSRSTIRDARVGLVLVAAAAGLLGLVVVAGGGPGYLVADRTSIDVFFRDGQGIRPGHPVRIAGLEAGRVSDVDIVDHEGALRARVRLSIARDLATRLKQDAVIVIASSLTGSSSVNIASVGESGVAWVPGQPIEGIESSLFDPLLEQVGLGPVERDHLSHTIGQVRRTIDDISPRLQKTLAAFQQAADDVQHATEIAGPAVAGASGKLDAMTERIEALLAQAVTLIDELEGAVVENREGIAETVDNVRHLSAKSNVMLQQYGPKLGELAENLDETRMRADRVLYQADISLGNISGILVNNRANIERTIGNVRDITDSGRMTVEKIRANPLLISPLYKPGRDAEIALANFDTANVVLKAASEFNDAVKHLQALRTQMQTPQQQQAVDQMLQRASAINAQLEPMMRGLAQGIQAQPQPDRSRGGGLMNRE; encoded by the coding sequence ATGAGCCGCTCGACGATCCGAGACGCCCGCGTCGGCCTGGTCCTGGTGGCGGCGGCGGCCGGCCTGCTTGGCCTGGTCGTCGTGGCCGGAGGAGGGCCGGGCTACCTGGTGGCCGATCGCACCTCGATTGACGTCTTCTTCCGGGACGGCCAGGGGATCCGCCCCGGCCATCCGGTCCGGATCGCCGGCCTGGAGGCGGGCCGGGTGTCGGACGTGGACATCGTGGACCACGAGGGGGCCCTGCGCGCCCGGGTCCGCCTGTCGATCGCGCGGGACCTGGCAACCCGCCTGAAGCAGGACGCGGTGATCGTCATCGCGTCGAGCCTGACCGGCTCGTCGAGCGTCAATATCGCCTCGGTGGGAGAGTCGGGGGTGGCCTGGGTTCCGGGTCAGCCGATCGAGGGCATCGAGAGTTCCCTGTTCGATCCGTTGCTGGAACAGGTCGGGCTCGGTCCGGTCGAGCGTGACCACCTGAGCCATACGATCGGCCAGGTTCGGCGGACGATCGACGACATCTCGCCGAGGCTCCAGAAGACGCTCGCCGCCTTCCAGCAGGCGGCCGACGACGTTCAGCACGCGACCGAGATTGCCGGGCCGGCCGTGGCCGGAGCTTCGGGCAAACTCGACGCCATGACCGAACGGATCGAGGCCCTGCTCGCGCAGGCGGTCACCCTGATCGACGAACTGGAAGGAGCCGTCGTCGAGAATCGGGAGGGGATCGCCGAGACGGTGGACAACGTCCGGCACCTCTCGGCCAAATCGAACGTGATGCTCCAGCAGTACGGGCCGAAGCTCGGAGAACTGGCCGAGAACCTCGACGAGACCCGGATGCGGGCCGATCGGGTCCTGTATCAGGCCGACATCTCGCTGGGGAACATCTCGGGCATCCTGGTCAACAACCGGGCGAACATCGAGCGGACCATCGGGAACGTGCGGGACATTACCGACTCGGGGCGGATGACAGTTGAGAAGATCCGGGCGAATCCGCTCTTGATCAGCCCCCTGTACAAGCCGGGCCGAGACGCCGAGATCGCCCTGGCGAACTTCGACACGGCCAACGTCGTGCTGAAGGCGGCCAGCGAGTTCAACGACGCGGTCAAGCACCTCCAGGCCCTGCGGACGCAGATGCAGACCCCCCAGCAACAGCAGGCGGTCGACCAGATGCTCCAGCGAGCCTCGGCGATCAACGCCCAGCTCGAACCGATGATGCGAGGACTGGCCCAGGGCATCCAGGCCCAGCCGCAACCGGATCGAAGCCGAGGGGGCGGTCTGATGAATCGGGAGTAA
- a CDS encoding flagellar biosynthesis anti-sigma factor FlgM encodes MEIHGAGGPQGPQPIYPRLASFSVESTANAPAAAPKDQVEISQLGLVLDGIHSLPEIRHEKVEAIRQQIAEGTYETPEKLERALDNLLSELSGF; translated from the coding sequence ATGGAAATCCACGGCGCCGGCGGCCCCCAGGGCCCGCAACCGATCTACCCCCGACTGGCCTCCTTCAGCGTCGAATCCACGGCCAACGCCCCGGCCGCCGCGCCGAAGGATCAGGTCGAGATCTCGCAACTCGGGCTGGTGCTCGACGGCATTCATAGCCTGCCGGAAATCCGCCACGAGAAGGTCGAGGCCATCCGTCAGCAGATCGCCGAGGGGACCTACGAGACCCCCGAGAAGCTGGAGCGAGCCCTCGATAACCTGCTCTCCGAGCTCTCCGGATTCTGA
- a CDS encoding Fur family transcriptional regulator, translated as MSIVTPPADLEPLQVKESPEEKFREFLEIRGEKLTEPRRILVNHIFNSHKHFDADELVADLREAGRRVSRSTVYRTLRLMVEAGLLRELRLTNRSAYEHNYGYPSHDHMHCTECGAIVEFRNDEIRRIRDVIAEQFGFRAENHKFVITGQCPDCLKARSRRRKLDQI; from the coding sequence ATGAGCATCGTGACGCCACCTGCCGACCTCGAACCGCTCCAGGTTAAAGAAAGCCCTGAGGAGAAGTTCCGCGAGTTTCTGGAAATTCGGGGCGAGAAACTGACGGAGCCGAGGCGGATTCTGGTCAACCATATCTTCAATTCCCACAAGCATTTCGACGCGGACGAACTGGTCGCTGATCTGCGTGAGGCTGGTCGTCGGGTCAGTCGATCGACCGTCTACCGGACGCTCCGCCTGATGGTCGAGGCCGGCTTGCTTCGGGAGCTTCGGCTGACCAATCGGTCGGCCTACGAGCACAACTACGGCTATCCGTCCCACGACCACATGCACTGCACCGAGTGCGGGGCGATTGTCGAGTTCCGCAACGACGAGATCCGGCGCATCCGAGACGTGATCGCCGAGCAATTTGGCTTCCGGGCTGAGAATCACAAGTTTGTCATCACGGGTCAGTGCCCCGATTGCTTGAAGGCTCGCAGCCGCAGGCGGAAGCTCGATCAGATCTGA
- a CDS encoding putative quinol monooxygenase, with product MLIVHVHIQVKPDQVEAFKAASVENARNSRQEPGVARFDVFQQQDDPTRFLLVEIYRTPDAPAAHKQTAHYQKWAETVADMMAVPRFSVKFDAVDAEA from the coding sequence ATGTTGATTGTCCATGTGCACATCCAGGTGAAGCCCGATCAGGTTGAGGCGTTCAAGGCGGCCTCGGTGGAGAATGCGAGGAACAGCCGGCAAGAGCCGGGAGTGGCGCGGTTCGACGTGTTTCAGCAGCAGGATGATCCGACCCGGTTCCTGCTGGTCGAGATCTACCGGACGCCAGACGCTCCGGCGGCACACAAGCAGACGGCTCACTACCAGAAGTGGGCCGAGACGGTCGCAGACATGATGGCGGTGCCGCGGTTCAGCGTGAAGTTCGACGCGGTCGATGCCGAGGCGTAA
- a CDS encoding iron-containing alcohol dehydrogenase, giving the protein MIFEFATAGRILFGSGKAAMLPRLARDLGHRALVVLGGSERGREGLSAGLAEVGIASVVVAVSAEPTTHQVDEATRLARAEGCDLVIAQGGGSVLDLGKAVAGLLGNPGAVLDYLELVGKGQPLEKPGVPFIAVPTTAGTGTEVTRNAVLDVPEHRVKASLRSPHLLARLAIIDPELTVSMPPHVTAFTGMDALTQLIEPFVSNAANPITDGICREGLVRGARSLTRAFEDGSDLAAREDMALAALCGGIALANARLGAVHGFAGVLGGATGHAHGAICARLLPIVMETNLRAIEDRGDPAILDRYTEVARILTGDPGAKAIDGVAWVQARCDAFQIPNLGAAGLSREMFDTIIPVAQRASSMKGNPVALTDAELLAILDAAL; this is encoded by the coding sequence ATGATCTTCGAGTTTGCCACGGCCGGACGCATCCTTTTTGGGTCGGGGAAGGCTGCGATGCTCCCCCGCCTGGCCCGCGACCTCGGCCACCGGGCCCTCGTGGTGCTGGGAGGCTCCGAGCGGGGACGTGAAGGGCTGTCGGCGGGCTTGGCGGAGGTCGGCATCGCGTCGGTGGTGGTCGCGGTCAGCGCAGAACCGACCACGCATCAGGTGGACGAGGCGACCCGACTCGCCCGAGCGGAAGGGTGCGACCTGGTGATCGCCCAGGGGGGTGGCAGTGTCCTCGACCTCGGGAAGGCGGTGGCGGGCTTGCTCGGCAATCCGGGAGCCGTGCTCGATTACCTGGAACTGGTCGGCAAGGGCCAGCCGTTGGAGAAGCCCGGTGTGCCCTTCATCGCCGTGCCCACCACGGCGGGGACGGGAACCGAGGTCACTCGGAACGCGGTGCTCGACGTGCCCGAACATCGGGTGAAGGCGAGTCTGCGGAGCCCTCACCTGCTGGCTCGGCTGGCGATCATCGACCCCGAGCTGACCGTCTCGATGCCCCCGCACGTCACCGCCTTCACCGGCATGGATGCCCTGACGCAACTGATCGAGCCGTTTGTCAGCAACGCGGCCAACCCGATCACCGACGGCATCTGCCGTGAGGGGCTCGTCCGGGGGGCGCGATCGCTGACCCGAGCCTTTGAGGATGGTTCGGACCTCGCCGCCCGAGAGGACATGGCGCTGGCGGCCCTTTGTGGAGGGATCGCCCTGGCCAATGCTCGCCTGGGGGCAGTTCACGGCTTCGCGGGAGTGCTGGGCGGAGCCACCGGCCACGCCCACGGCGCGATCTGCGCAAGGCTGTTGCCGATCGTCATGGAAACCAACCTCCGAGCGATCGAGGATCGAGGCGACCCGGCGATTCTCGATCGTTACACGGAGGTGGCTCGCATCCTGACGGGCGATCCAGGGGCGAAGGCAATCGACGGCGTGGCCTGGGTTCAAGCCCGATGCGATGCGTTCCAGATCCCGAATCTCGGCGCGGCGGGGCTGTCGCGTGAGATGTTCGACACCATCATCCCGGTCGCTCAGCGGGCCAGCAGCATGAAGGGGAATCCGGTGGCGCTAACCGACGCGGAACTCCTCGCCATTCTCGACGCAGCGCTGTGA
- a CDS encoding MBL fold metallo-hydrolase, producing the protein MRILWYGHAAFLIDTEGTRIILDPYTSADAGSYAPIADPADFVVASHENAKYHSGLSEIVPPFQYLLGTEFPSEGVEARGIRFEALPVFETPEKLPGDEVTILHFRAEGLHIAFLGDLGHALSPDELARLGQPDILLFPAGGPPTIDFPLIPPLVEALAPRLILPMHYLTPKINLKIQPVERFLDALPDWPVDRPGASSITVDPSTLGPRRIVVLDSAR; encoded by the coding sequence ATGCGCATCCTTTGGTACGGACACGCCGCCTTCCTGATCGATACCGAGGGGACTCGGATCATCCTCGACCCTTACACCTCGGCCGACGCCGGCTCCTACGCCCCGATCGCCGACCCGGCCGATTTCGTCGTGGCCAGCCACGAGAACGCGAAGTACCACAGCGGGCTCTCGGAGATCGTCCCCCCGTTCCAGTACCTCCTGGGCACCGAGTTCCCCTCGGAAGGGGTCGAGGCCCGTGGCATCCGCTTCGAGGCCCTCCCCGTCTTCGAGACCCCGGAGAAGCTCCCCGGCGACGAGGTCACCATCCTCCACTTCCGCGCCGAAGGCCTGCACATCGCCTTCCTCGGCGACCTTGGCCATGCCCTCAGCCCCGACGAACTGGCCCGACTCGGCCAGCCCGACATCCTCCTGTTCCCCGCCGGAGGCCCGCCGACGATCGACTTCCCACTCATCCCCCCCCTGGTCGAGGCCCTCGCCCCCCGGCTCATCCTCCCGATGCACTACCTGACCCCGAAGATCAACCTGAAGATCCAGCCCGTCGAGCGCTTCCTGGACGCCTTGCCCGACTGGCCCGTCGATCGCCCCGGTGCCTCGTCGATCACGGTCGATCCCTCGACCCTCGGGCCGCGTCGGATCGTCGTCCTCGACTCGGCCCGATAG
- a CDS encoding restriction endonuclease, giving the protein MATSGLDTTIKAIAEALPYRQKHIFLLRTGYGDGYWYTTEEVARIFKVSPSTVSREYNKARKAVLEELQKRDLADNTPRIDVTEVVEQAKELTPYLISHLKEHAEDLRKIPWQIFEHLVAEFFASWGYEGVQIVGRNSETAADIIALQKVDKLGITLRYFVEVKRWKDNVGVEVIDRVIGAISAERQKYGWHVGMIVTIAEFSEMKKYNKSELSMLGIELKNGGDVRGWLNDYKFNNKGLWLPDPLIKQS; this is encoded by the coding sequence ATGGCTACGTCGGGACTGGACACCACGATCAAGGCCATAGCCGAAGCGTTGCCATACAGGCAAAAGCATATTTTTTTGCTTCGCACTGGGTATGGTGATGGTTACTGGTACACAACCGAAGAAGTTGCGCGAATCTTCAAGGTCAGCCCCTCGACAGTTAGCCGTGAATACAATAAAGCCAGAAAGGCAGTTCTTGAAGAACTTCAGAAGCGGGATTTAGCGGACAACACGCCAAGGATTGACGTCACAGAGGTCGTCGAACAGGCGAAAGAGCTTACTCCATATTTGATCTCACACTTGAAAGAGCACGCGGAAGATCTGCGTAAAATTCCTTGGCAGATTTTCGAGCATTTGGTTGCTGAATTTTTTGCCAGTTGGGGATACGAAGGCGTCCAAATTGTCGGCCGAAACTCTGAAACGGCGGCAGACATCATCGCCCTGCAGAAAGTCGATAAATTGGGAATCACCCTCAGGTATTTCGTTGAAGTTAAAAGGTGGAAAGACAATGTGGGCGTGGAAGTAATTGATCGAGTCATCGGCGCAATTTCCGCAGAAAGGCAGAAGTACGGCTGGCATGTTGGTATGATTGTTACAATTGCAGAGTTTTCAGAAATGAAAAAGTACAACAAATCGGAGTTGAGCATGCTGGGGATCGAACTCAAGAATGGAGGAGATGTCCGAGGCTGGCTGAATGACTACAAGTTCAATAATAAAGGCTTATGGCTGCCCGACCCACTTATTAAGCAGTCCTAG